CGGAGACACCTGGCCTGGGGGGGGTTGAGTGACAGGTTGCGTGACAGCCCGAGAGAATGGGAGATCTTTAAGTGTTCATGCTCACACTTCTGTTATTGCTTCACGCAATAACATACATAGGAGAACACACAGCAATAAGGGATTAATTAGCTTTAGAGTACAGTTTAGGCCCTGTAGCCATTTGCACACTATCATTTACTGTATACATGCGAAAAAACTGTTTGTATAATGCAAAATACAACTTTCTTCATTTTAATAATAGGGCTATTCAatgttcttctttcttcttaaCTTTAACAGGGTTCTCTATTGCCTACACGCACATTTTCAACCTCTAAGTGATGCATCCAAAAATATTTGGAAGTGTGCctcaagtgcacacacacacacacacacacacacagacacacacacggcaagaGTAAATACATGTGGATGACATCCATGGCTAATACCTCTACTCCACCAAccacgtaacacacacacacccacacccccacacacacacagatctgtgtGCATGACCACCATTACAACATCATtacgacacacatacacacacacacacctgagaccaGCATGATCCAgggcaccagcagcagcagcacactgtGGGGCGTCACTCCCTCCTTCAGGATGACCATGAACACCTCCACGTTCATCACCACCGCGTACAGAAGCCCCGCCCACATGAAGAGCAGGCAGCACAGGAAGTAGCGGTAGTTCAGGAAGCCCACGCACTGGCCGAAGAACACGCAGTGGTGGTCACGgcgcagcacgcacgcacggcagTCGTAGCAGTGGGAGCAGCGCGGGGGGGTGTGGCTCTCACAGGTGTAGCAGTacctggtgggggaggggggagggatagagagagagagagagagagagagagagagagagagagagagagagagagagagagagagagagagatggtgagcacgagagatggagagagatgaagagaaagaaagaaagaaagaaagaaagaaagaaagaaagaaagaaagaaagaaagaaagaaagaaagagaacgagactCAGTCACTGAAGGAGAAGTACCAGCTCGCTGACTGTAAATTTGCTATCTACGTTTTATATACGCTTTCATCCAGAGCGTGAGTCTCTTTTCTTCCAGGGAGGCGGTGGACTGCCGACATTTGGGTACAAATTTAGAACCTTTTGGCTGGAAGTCAAACCCCCTTAAGAACACCCCGTTCTCCATTACATAATGaacattataattatttttaacaTCTACTGctgtttcaaataaataaacaaaaggtAGGTATATCAGGATCATGAGGAAAGCCATATTATAACCAGCATGCATGCATTGTTTACCTCCATCCCTGGGCCATGCCCTCTCCTCCCAGAAAGACACCTTTGATTGTCGGGCTAGTCTTCACAAAGAGCGAGGCGTTCCAGCAGATATTGCCCAGCATGAAGTACTGCGCCAACAGATGGATCAGCTTCCAGCAGCTGATCCATTCCGTCCGGGTCCGGTCCGCCTCCAGGGGCGCCTCGACCAGGACCAGGTAGCTCACCTCCCCCGTGATGGAGAAGACCAGGAAGGTGTTCAGGACCACGGGCATGTGTCGGCATACTCTCTCCACTCGAGAATACGTGTTACTGGCAAAGCTGGCCATCTTTCTTGCGAATTACCATTGGATACTGATTTCTCGGGCTGTGGTGGACCAGTGAAACCAGTGGAACCAGTGGCACAGTGGCAACCAGGAGCGACAACAGAGGGGACCGCTTTGACAGACGTACTGAACAACTACTAGCTGAAATGCTGCTCGGTGTATTCAAATTTAACGGTGACATTCTGATACTTAACATAAATGGACAAAAATGGATTTTAAAATGtgggttattatttttttccactctTGATTGGTTTGTTCTTTGGTTTAAGAATTGAACGACTGTGTTACAGGAAAATTCAGTCCGCGACCCCAGCAGCTGCACACTAAAGGTTCCGCTCAGTGTGAGTTTAAATCAGGGCGAGACTTATATTGATAAAACGtgaaataataatgattaattGTTGAATAACAAGACTCAAACGCATTCAATTCATTTTGCTGCAAGCcattaatttaaacatattaATCATTACATTTATTCGTAATAGATTACAAATGATTGGTGATGTGAACAAAAAGGCACTTTCAATAAAGTGTTTCGATTTAAAAAAAGGATTAATCTCACGTCTGTATGCAACAGCCTTTATTGAACAATATTCCTCTGTTATGGTTTATACAGTATTAGATTACAAACACAGTTACCATGTTAATACACAGGGGTGTACTAACATGTTGATTGAATGACCACAAACATGGTCCTTCAATCAATATAATCCAACCCTGCCATAGAACATGCAAGGGGTATGGTCTAAGGATGCTTTATTTGTGACAAAATGAAATCAGTACAGATGGTCGTATGCACGGTGCCCTGTCTGGCTTTATCAGTGCTTCCTATGAGGGCTATTCTTAATCCCTGTTAATCTCTGTGAATGAAAGCCTGCCGTCATGGCTGCACAGAAAGAGAATCGACTGTCTCCCTGGCGTGTTAATTTAACAAGAGATGCACTGGATCATTTTAaacgagggagagaagaggaccTGAGGAAGAGGTAAGATTGATTTCATTGTATTAATGTATTCCCTAACAGTGTTTTGAAGGCTGTGGAGTTGCTCTAAAGGAAACAGAATGACACATAGTTGTAACCAATGAAGCCATTTGGCTAAATTAGCTCAAATGATTAATTCAATGGTTGACAGTGGCGATTCCTTCATATCTTTTTACTTATCTGACTTACAGTCTGACATTTCtgaatttattcattcatactTCCTGAACAGTGAGAACCGCAGGATGCAACTGCATTGTGACGTCTTGAAGCTCCAACGGGAACAACACCTGTAAGTACACAACGACACATAAACACGTGTaagtacacaacaacacacacaaacacctttaagtacacacagacacacacaaatacctgttagtacacacaaacacctgtaaATACACAACAACATGCACAAACTCCTGTAagtactcacagacacagacaaacaccctCCAATTTGAGAGTCTCTGTTGTGATTGTAAGCTTACCCTATTACACACGGGATCTATTTATTCAAAATTCTGAATGGTATGTCATGAGTGAGTGGGTAGGGGTGCGGGCATGTGGGCATTATGATTCAAACCTTTTGATGGTAACTCGGGGGGTGTTGTTGCAGCAGGGCGATGCATCTGCAGCGGCGGTGTCAGGAGCTGACGGAGCGTGAGGGACGGGCCCGGCGGCGCaaccagcagctgctgcaggactTCCAGAGGGCCGAGGCCACACTGGGGGAGATGGTGGCCCACACCGCCACCATGAACACCCTCAGGGTGAGGGGGGACTGGACAACacaccagcacgcacacacacgcacacgcagacacgcaggcacgcacgcacacattcttGTTTGCTCAGTTAGTACGATTTATTTTGAATGGAAAGTACCTCATTACCAAATACCATAGGCCTTCACATGGAAATATGTATgaaggttaaaaataaatataaaaataaatgatacaCGTTGACATTTGGTTTGTGATATTTACTGGCCTACAAGAATGTGGGTCAGCTTtattgtggtggtgtgtgtgtttgtgtgtgtgtgtgtgtctgtgtgtgtgtgtttatgtgtgtgtgtgtgtgtgtgtgtgtgtctgtgtgtgtgtgtgtgtgactgtgtgtgtgtgtgtttgtgtgtggggatcGCTTTTATTGGTGGATTAATGCAGGTTAAGCACTGGTTCATGATGGGCTAACATGACGCAGTCTTGCAAGCAGACTTAATCCCTCTATTATATGTCGTTGGGCTCTTTCATAAATCCGTTAAACTTTGACCCCCCGCAGCTGGAGTATCAGAGGTACCTTGAGGAGAACTCCCCACGCTGGCACCAGCAGCTGAAGGACCATACCCAGCGTGCAGAAAAGAAGGTTCCGGAACTTGAGTTTAAACCGTTGCTTTGAACCCCTGAGCAATACGTGTTCCATGTCTATAGTCATTGTTGAGAGTCTAGTCTGCTCAAGGGAATTGTGCCGCCTGGCTTGTGTTAAAGTTGATCCTGTGTAGATCATTCCTGACCTTCCTTACAGATGATGCTCTGTAGTCTTATCAGGCATCTATGGAGTAAAAGCCCAACCTCTTCTTGCAGAGGCTGGAAGCGCTTCTGAAAGACTTActgaagagggaagaggaacATGTGACCGCATCCTTCACTAGAgagcgctccccccccccccgaggtaACCATTTGTCACATGGAACGCACAACACCCTGCCAGcctccaggcacacacactcagctttTACTAAACCTGTATTTATAACCATCTTCTAGAAAACACCCATTGGCCTCAGAGAGCAACGTCTGAACCCGAGGCGTTCTGCAGAGCACATGGCCGCCCGGAGGCCTTCGTCCCCCCAACGATGCCCTCCTCATCTTGGCTCACTCAGGCTCACACGTCCCATGATGCCTTATGCTTTCCTTCACCCACCGTGTTCCCGCCACCTCGCCCATCCCCGGTTCACCACCAAACATCTCCCCAGACAGGGCCTCCGCCGCGGGGGGCCCCTCAGACCAACGGGACCCCCCCCTCGGTGTCCAGTGAGGTGGGGTCCCCTCCAGGCCTCCAGGCGCCCGGGGCTCCAGGGGCCTTGGCAGGGCCGTCAGGTTGGGGTCGGGtgctgggcgggggggccgAGGCTGGGGCAGGTGGGGAACCCGATGCAGAGACATGGGGAGAAAACAGAAAGGGTGGAGGCAAAAGCTCGCCCCAAGAGCTTGACATTAAACCAGGTAAACATTACAGTAATATAAGGTCAAAAGagacaatactttattaatccatcAGTGGGAAAATTGTGGCATTGTTACCAAAGCGAAAGGGGATCAAGAAGCATCAGTAAAATAGTAggatgtgataaaaaaaaaaagtgtgtgtgtgtatttacagtcCGTATGTCCAGTGCCCACGGAGACAGCAGTGATGGCAGCAGGGATTCTGGAGATGGAAGGAgtcaaggagagaggaggaggagaaggaaggagggaagacAGCCCAGCAGTTCAGACAGAAAGAGCAGCTCCCAGGAGTATGTTCCATTCACAGCTCCTATTTCCAATACTAAGCCCCAgacataaaaacatacaaacaactgGTTCATTTTATATCAGCCCATCAAGTTGTTAAAAACGTATTAGTACAAAGCAACCCACCTACTCATTTAGTACATATTTGCTATGGTCTTTACCATCTTACTGAACTACTACCTTACTTCTTATCTTTTCCCTTACCTTAAAATGCGTAATACAATAGATAATCTACCACACCAATACGCCAACAATCTTCTAACTATAGTAACCTCCTCCACGGTCCGTGTTTCAATTCAACGACCAACCGACTCTGAtatcctccctgtaggtctgcTGGAGCCTCAAGGTCAGACTCTGAGGTCTTCATCCCCCCCACTACGACCAGAGGGCAGAGAGCGACCAGAGGACCATACAGCGGCACGCCATCAGAGACAGAAAGCAGACGTGGGGGAATGTCCGTCTGCGAGCGGAGAGCGGAGAAGAATACACAAAGTGACCCGGACCAATCGGGGAGTCACCAAGAGAAGAGCTGCAGAACCCTCAGAGGGAAATCCCAGAGCGCGGCGGGAGAATCCTCCAGTCACACGACAGAGGATGAGGATCCAACGGACCAATCAGAGGGAAGCAGGAAGGAACGCGGACAGCAGAAAGACTCTGTAGGTGTTAAAGAGAAGAGTAGACAAGATCTGACCACAGATGCGCAGAGAACTGGAGAGGAGGCAGCCGACGTCcagggagaccaggggggaACCGACGAAGACGCCAAACACACCGATGAAGACTCTAGTAGTGAGGATGAAGAAAACCGCCTGATCGAggaacaggaggaagaggatgaggaggaatcacacagagaggaggataaagaggaaagaggagaggacgaTGAAGGGCAGGAGTCGGAGGCCAGTGGAGAAGAGGAAGGCCGGGAGCAGACGGGGTCCTCTGACAGTGAGAGTGAAGGTGACGCCATGTTGCGGGCCAAAGAGGAACCGGAGAATAAGGAACGTCAGGCCGAGGTAGATGATGATGGGAAGGAgctggatgaggaagaggatggaggcgggggaggagtgTGCATTTGTCAGCCACAGGAAGGGGAGCCGGAGGAAACAGATTCAGATGACAGCATCGTCTTACCGCAGGAACACAGGTGAGGATCGGCCTGTATAAGTAACGATAACAACAAACGCATCGTGCTGCTGGCTCAAAAGGCTGAGGCCGGAGTCTTGACTCTTGCCTTGATGTCTGCCTTTGCTTTGATATTGCAATTTtttcactcacacctggtggcattatatcacccctttaaaagATGATGCTTAGGACAGCGTGGAAAACTAAATGGAAaacaaaccctaacccagaTCTATAAAGGTACAAAGTGtttctgaggaggaagaggccaacagtcgggaggaggaagaggagggagaggggactgGAGGAGATGGCTCAGTGGAGAGCTCAgacagtgaggaagaggagggcgaggaCATTGAACGTCTCGTCGCACCTCGAGCGGAGACGGAGAGTAAACAGTGAGTGGCGTCCTGCTTATTCCTTCACGCTTACCAGCAACCACACATCTTTATACGTTGTATAATGTATAAAGTTTGCCTTTCAGAGAGAATGAACTGAAATCcctcaacaaaacaaaaggtaTTTTTAAGTTCCCAAACTACCACCCATAGAAGAGGACAAGTTTTACTGTTAAATACTGAATCTTCCCCTGTGAAGCCATCTCTAACGAGTGATATTCTTTCCAGTGGTAAAAGAAGACCCCCAGATTAAGGAGTCTTTGTTGGAGCAGTCAGACAAACAGGTCCAGAAGGCTGAGGACACAGATGATGAGTTTGACCACTTCTATGATTGACAGCAGTACGATACGAAACACATCAGACCAATGGCAAGTGCCTTTTGATCATAGAAAGGTTTTTAATTGGGTCGGCTTAgtggaggtagagcaggttggctaATAACCGGAAGGttatccccggctcctcctagctgaatgtagaggtgtccctgagcaagacacctaaccctaactgctcctgacgagctggttgACTGGTTGACTCCACCGCCGGTGTGAATGTATGCATTAACCGATATTGCTTTGGttaaatgcgtctgctaaatgacctaaatgtaaatgtcacaaATTGTAATCTCTatagaaatgtattttttgcTTCAGCTTTGAAGTAATCTATTCTTCAAAGAGCGCTATGGTTACTTGCATAGCAATACTGGCTTCTCTAGAAGCCAAGCAGGGCTGGTCTATCCTTGGACCGGACCCCAGCTGGCGCTGGTGGAGGTGTTAAAGGCAGATTCACCCCTCTGGCCTCTCATGTCCCCAACGACCCAGCACCGAGAAAGGGACTCTGTGGTAGAGCGCCATCTTTCTACCCTCATTATCTAACATTTTATAGTGTTATAGTACAGGTCCTTCTAAAAAAATTAGCATATTGTGATAAAGTTCATTATTTTCTGTAATGTACTGATAAACATTAGACTTTCATCTATTTTAGATTCATTACACACAACTGAAGTAGTTCAAgccttttattgttttaatattgaTGATTTTGGCAAAAAAGTCAAGAAAAACCAAAAATCCCTATCTCAAAAAATTGGCATATTTCATCCGACCAataaaagaaaagtgtttttaatacaaaaaaagtCAACCTTCAAATAATTATGTTCAGTTATGCACTCAATACTTGGTCGGGCATCCTTTTGCAGAAATGACTGCTTCAATGCGGCGTGGCATGGAGGCAATCAGCCTGTGGCACTGCTGAGGTCTTATGGAGGCCCAGGATGCTTCGATAGCGGCCTTAAGCTCATCCAGAGTGTTGGGTCTTGCGTCTCTCAACTTTCTCTTCACAATATCCCACAGATTCTCTATGGGGTTCAGGTCAGGAGAGTTGGCAGGCCAATTGAGCACAGTAATACCATGGTCAGTAAACCATTTACCAGTGGTTTTGGCACTGTGAGCAGGTGCCAGGTCGTGCTGAAAAATGAAATCTTCATCTCCATAAAGCTTTTCAGCAGATGGAAGCATGAAGTGCTCCAAAATCTCCTGGTAGCTAGCTGCATTGACCCTGCCCTTGATAAAACACAGTGGACCAACACCAGCAGCTGACATGGCACCCCAGACCATCACTGACTGTGGGTACTTGACACTGGACTTCAGGCATTTTGGCATTTCCTTCTCCCCAGTCTTCCTCCAGACTCTGGCACCTTTATTTCCGAATGACATGCAAAATTTGCTTTCATCCGAAAAAAGTACTTTGGACCACTGAGCAACAGTCCAGTGCTGCTTCGCTGTAGCCCAGGTCAGGCGCTTCTGCCGCTGTTTCTGGTTCAAAAGTGGCTTGACCTGGGGAATGCGGCACCTGTAGCCCATTTCCTGCACACGCCTGTGCACGGTGGCTCTGGATGTTTCTACTCCAGACTCAGTCCACTGCTTCCGCAGGTCCCCCAAGGTCTGGAATCAGCCCTTCTCCACAATCTTCCTCAGGGTCCGGTCACCTCTTCTCGTCGTGCAGCGTTTTCTGCCACTCTTTTTCCTTCCCACAGACTTCCCACTGAGGTGCCTTGATACGGCACTCTGGGAACAGCCTATTcgttcagatttttttttctgtgtcttACCCTCTTGCTTGAGGGTGTCAATGATGGCCTTCTGGACAGCAGTCAGGTCGGCAGTCTTACCCATGATTGCGGTTTTGAGTAATGAACCAGGCTGGGAGTTTTTAAAAGCCTCAGGAATCTTTTGCAGGTGTTTAGAGTTAATAGTTGATTCAGATGATTAGGTTAATAGCTTGTTTAGAGAACCTTTTCATGATATGCAAATTTTTTGAGATAGGAATTTTGGGTTTTCATGAGCTGTATGCCAAAATCATCagtattaaaacaataaaagacCTGAAATATTTCAGTTGGTGTGCAATGAATCTAAAATATATGAAAGTTACATTTTTATCATTACATTACGGAAAAGAATGACCTTCATCACAATATGCTAATTTTTTGAGAAGGACCTGTATATATGCTATGATTTAGATTTATGATAGTACTTCCATACTTATGTGGGTTTACCTTAGCATCCAGCATTatcagataaataaataaacagtttAAGTCCTGTTCACCTGGCCACCTGAGACAAAGATAATTTTTTTTGGGAGACATACTGTAAGCATGTCTTTTACCACAGTTGTGGTATCTcaaagaaaaacagaacaaGTAAAGAAAATAATTTATTGAAAAATAAACGATTTGGATCGATGTACAACACGGCACAGATCGGTGTGGCCTCAAATTTAATTCAGTTttatataacaaaaaaaaaatatccggCATTAATTCAGTTACAATCTTCCTTCTTTTTACATCAGCACAccttcctctgcctccaccGTGGGGCCCTCCCTGAACCAGAACCTTCTGGAACCCTCCTTAGATCTTCACCACCTGACAGGTTAGACACGGGCTGGCCCTCTGCCCGTCCTCTGACTGACTGCTGCGCTGGATCAGCAGCCGGctgtaggtcccgcccacctgGCCCTTGGTCAGGCGGCCGGGAttgacacacacgcagccaATCACCTCCTAGAGGAGAAGGTTTACATGAATGAGGTTGTTGTGCAGTAAGAAAAAAACCTCAGCATCTACTTAACCCtcagtagtaataataataacatgacATACATTAAACACATATATatcgcttttctaaatactcaatgACGCTTTACAGAGTGAACACAATAAAATCATTTACCAAGCATGTATATAagtaaaagataaaataaaataggtaGCTAAAAAACTGAAAGAGGTAGTTAAAACTAGGAATAGttaagaggaggaaggggagagaagggaaggagcTTATGTAGTGAAAGCGGCCTTGAGGAGGTGGTTTTGAGGGCCTGTTTAGGGGCAGAAGGCGGGTGGGTCTCTGTAGCGGTACGAGGAGCGGCGTTCGTACCTTGATGAAGTAGCGCAGCTCCGAGGGGACCACCAGCACGTCGGGGGTGAGGGGCATCTGGCCGTAGCTCTGGAACTTCTCGTAGTCCAtgttcatgtcctccacggggGGGTAGAGTGGGTAGTAGCTGTACAACCACAGGGGGTCCGTTAATacagcttcaaaataaaagcccccgtCTAACTGTAGTCTGAGGATTTTGGTTATTCCTGCACTCTTACCTGCTCTTGAGTCAACAggtgtttcaaaataaaagccccccgTCTCACCGTCATTCTGATGTCTTTGGTTAATCTTACCTTCTGAGTCaggtttttcaaaataaaagcccccagTGTTTTTTGTCATTCTGATGTCTTTGGTTATTCTTACCTTCTCTGAGTCAAAAGGTGTTTCAAAAACTAAAAGCCCCCGGTGTTACTGCCATTCTGATGTCTTTGGTTTTTTGTACTGTAGGAgcctaaggccccgtccacacaaagccgaaacgggcgaaaccgttacggtttcgatctatccggtttcgaagtatctccgtaaagacgaagccaagcgaaaccggatagatctgtagaaacgctgtagtaaacattccaggcccataaggggcgctgcttctggtacacaaatccagaagaagaagaggcgagcatgcgcataaaggctgccccccgaacaacacaaacaaacagctcttctacgatggcgaactagattctcaataaataatgacttagcaacccaacaagggacatgatatgctgcagaacgattacaagcttgtagtccgctatcatcttttttgttgtgatttctgagactccgcgggcttaagagccattggctaggaggtcgaggggtggggcgatgacgtcatggtttgcggtttcagtcggtttcaggcgtccacacgaaaccaaaatgaaaccggatagatttgaaaccacctccgagggtggtttcagaagtttgcggtttcggtcagcggattcgccggcttcgtgtggacggaaggccgaaccgtacaagacctttgcggttttgccatgaaatcggctttgtgtggacggggcatGAATGCCCATTTGCTTTATTTAAGTTCATATTTTATGATAATGAATAATtgaattttattttgaaattcacTTGTATTATTTTTGGTGTATGCTCACATTTTGAAGTGTGGGAGGAACTTTATTGTGTTAACTACCCGTGACAGACAGGAATAACAAGCATGGAGCCACACAGTTTTttgacctctctctccatctctcacctCAAATCATAACCTCATATTGTAGAAAAGGATTTTTGTATTTGCCCATGACAAGTAAACCTTTAAAACTTCACACGTCGTGGTCCGGTGGATACTTTTTGTGGATATTTGATGAGGTATGCATCGAAGGGAAAGCTGGAGCTTCACTAATTGACCTATTGATCGTACACTTACCTTCTCTGAGTCAGCAGGTGCTTCAAAATGCGTGAGAATCGGTCGGAGCCAGGAGCGCTGAAGATCAAAACAATATCGTTATTACACAGAACAACAACTACAGTTATTATCATTAATGGATCCTTTTGAATAGATCACTTAAAGAGATCAGAGGCCGATAATAAGAGGGAGATAAGTGAATAAAATATTATTTGCGGTTCTTAGAAAATGTACAAATGCATCCAGCACTAGGGTTGGGATAGCGATGAAGATCTCTAACCCAGAACCCATTAAGGATGAGTTGATGAGGGTGAGTTGGTGAAGAGTTGATAATGAGGAGAATTTGATAATGAGGATAGTTGATGAGTTGGTGATGAGGGTGAGTGGATGTTGAGGGTGATTTGGTGATGGGGTGAGGGTGAGTTGGTGATGGGGTGAGGGTGAGTTGGTGATGGGGTGA
The DNA window shown above is from Gadus chalcogrammus isolate NIFS_2021 chromosome 10, NIFS_Gcha_1.0, whole genome shotgun sequence and carries:
- the zdhhc24 gene encoding probable palmitoyltransferase ZDHHC24 translates to MASFASNTYSRVERVCRHMPVVLNTFLVFSITGEVSYLVLVEAPLEADRTRTEWISCWKLIHLLAQYFMLGNICWNASLFVKTSPTIKGVFLGGEGMAQGWRYCYTCESHTPPRCSHCYDCRACVLRRDHHCVFFGQCVGFLNYRYFLCCLLFMWAGLLYAVVMNVEVFMVILKEGVTPHSVLLLLVPWIMLVSGQVSPRAFAFAFIADTCVVGLLLVSAFLFFHVLLLLRGQTTREWYSSRRPYSQGPFGNLRHGLGARWFLCWLCPLIPSPLPGDGIHFQVTGSLEPAVAAR